One genomic region from Vibrio cyclitrophicus encodes:
- the cspE gene encoding transcription antiterminator/RNA stability regulator CspE yields the protein MSNKTNGVVKWFNEEKGFGFLTQDNGGADVFVHFRAIASEGFKTLKEGQQVSFEVEQGQKGLQAANVVAL from the coding sequence ATGTCTAACAAAACAAACGGCGTAGTAAAATGGTTTAACGAAGAGAAAGGTTTCGGTTTCCTAACTCAAGACAACGGCGGCGCTGACGTATTCGTTCACTTCCGTGCTATCGCATCTGAAGGTTTCAAGACTCTTAAAGAAGGCCAACAAGTGTCTTTCGAAGTAGAGCAAGGCCAAAAAGGTCTTCAAGCTGCAAACGTTGTAGCTCTATAA
- a CDS encoding phosphate-starvation-inducible protein PsiE, with product MSSHLPKSFSKPFLKVFHILEAVLLVAITLATLFAMMEEFMHVFAERRVQLTDILLMFIYLEVLAMVQQFVMNGKIPVRYPIYIAMMAIARYITLGMKELDAVLIVWLSLAAFILAAATLLIRVGHHYWPYVDLRTKQPDE from the coding sequence ATGTCTTCTCACTTACCTAAGTCTTTTAGTAAGCCTTTCCTTAAGGTTTTCCACATTCTTGAAGCCGTTCTATTAGTGGCGATCACACTGGCGACACTGTTTGCCATGATGGAAGAGTTCATGCACGTCTTTGCTGAACGTCGAGTACAACTGACCGACATTCTGCTGATGTTTATCTACTTAGAAGTGCTAGCCATGGTTCAGCAGTTCGTGATGAACGGTAAGATCCCAGTGCGATACCCTATCTATATCGCGATGATGGCGATAGCACGTTACATTACCTTGGGTATGAAAGAGTTGGATGCGGTACTGATTGTTTGGTTATCTTTAGCGGCATTTATCTTAGCTGCAGCAACTCTGTTGATTCGAGTTGGTCACCATTACTGGCCATATGTCGATCTCAGAACTAAGCAGCCAGACGAGTAA
- a CDS encoding NCS2 family permease, with the protein MSTDSTLKAQNTSGSLDSMFKITERKTTIGTELYAGFITFLAMSYILAVNPAILGDIPGMDKEAVFTATALSAAIATLIMGIWGNYPVMLAPGMSMNGFFKGLLLSGSVAVLWNEALFGIFLSGILYLAFSLTNIRKSMIESIPEDLKLAITVSLGLFIAFLGLKNAGIIVSNPFVLVGLGDISDPKVIIAYVSIFIALGCMVRDIKLATFISFVSAIALTILADVFMGTSNAPIPEQFIAMPPSMAGSFGAIFDFSAFTPEKMFDLLFIVLIFLIVDFFDGLSTIVGVGRDAGIIDKDGKVPNAKSALVADAGGTVIGSILGTTSITAFSESGIASSQGAKTGLAAVMVAGLFLISLFLYPLFSIFSAAMVAPAMVVVGIYMVGRLGQINWEKKESRIAAFFTIMFTVLSFSPANGMAMGFISYAFTMVVAGKRKEVHPLIYGLCVVFLTYLILL; encoded by the coding sequence GTGAGTACCGATTCCACCCTGAAAGCCCAGAACACCTCTGGCTCGCTTGATTCGATGTTTAAAATCACTGAAAGAAAAACCACGATTGGCACAGAGCTGTACGCGGGTTTTATTACTTTCTTAGCGATGAGCTACATTCTGGCGGTTAACCCAGCGATTTTGGGGGATATCCCAGGTATGGACAAAGAGGCAGTATTTACAGCAACCGCTCTGTCTGCCGCTATCGCAACGCTTATTATGGGCATTTGGGGCAACTACCCAGTCATGCTTGCACCAGGCATGAGCATGAACGGCTTCTTCAAAGGCTTATTATTAAGTGGCTCTGTTGCGGTGCTTTGGAATGAAGCGCTGTTTGGCATCTTCCTATCGGGTATCCTTTACCTCGCGTTCTCATTGACCAATATCCGTAAATCGATGATTGAGTCGATTCCTGAAGATTTGAAGTTGGCGATTACCGTGTCTCTCGGACTGTTCATTGCTTTCTTAGGCCTCAAGAATGCGGGCATCATTGTTTCTAACCCGTTCGTCTTGGTTGGCTTAGGTGACATTTCCGATCCGAAAGTGATCATCGCTTATGTGAGCATCTTCATTGCATTAGGCTGTATGGTTCGTGATATTAAGTTAGCAACCTTTATCTCGTTCGTTTCTGCTATTGCACTGACCATTCTTGCTGATGTCTTCATGGGCACTTCAAATGCACCAATCCCAGAACAGTTCATTGCTATGCCACCAAGCATGGCAGGTAGCTTCGGTGCTATTTTTGATTTCTCTGCTTTTACGCCAGAGAAAATGTTTGACCTCTTGTTCATCGTCCTTATTTTCCTGATTGTCGATTTCTTTGATGGCTTGAGCACAATTGTTGGTGTGGGCCGCGATGCAGGTATCATTGACAAAGACGGCAAGGTACCAAACGCAAAATCAGCGTTAGTCGCCGATGCGGGCGGTACAGTGATTGGTTCAATTCTAGGTACCACATCGATTACGGCTTTCTCTGAATCGGGTATTGCTTCTTCTCAAGGTGCAAAAACGGGCTTGGCAGCAGTCATGGTGGCGGGTCTGTTCTTAATCTCGCTTTTCCTATACCCACTTTTCTCTATCTTCTCGGCGGCAATGGTTGCGCCTGCGATGGTTGTAGTGGGCATCTACATGGTGGGTCGTCTTGGTCAGATTAACTGGGAAAAGAAAGAGTCACGTATTGCAGCTTTCTTCACTATCATGTTCACCGTACTAAGCTTCTCTCCTGCTAATGGTATGGCGATGGGTTTCATCAGCTACGCATTCACCATGGTTGTGGCAGGTAAGCGTAAAGAAGTACACCCGCTTATCTACGGACTGTGTGTGGTGTTCTTAACTTACCTAATCCTGCTATAA
- the gmk gene encoding guanylate kinase: MGKGTLYIVSAPSGAGKSSLISAMLETNPTYAMKVSVSHTTRGMRPGEENGVHYHFVEKHHFEDLISKGEFLEYAEVFGNYYGTSRVWIEENLDRGIDVFLDIDWQGARQIREQMPQAKSVFILPPSNGELERRLNVRGQDSDEVIAKRMSEAKSEISHYAEYDYVIVNDDFDAALMDFRAIIRAERLKEDKQAAKYSGMLTALLAE; encoded by the coding sequence ATGGGCAAAGGTACTCTTTACATCGTATCTGCACCTAGTGGCGCAGGTAAGTCGAGCTTGATCTCAGCAATGCTAGAAACCAATCCAACCTACGCAATGAAGGTATCTGTTTCACACACCACTCGCGGTATGCGCCCTGGTGAAGAAAATGGTGTTCACTACCACTTTGTAGAAAAACATCATTTTGAAGACCTTATTAGTAAAGGTGAGTTCCTAGAGTATGCTGAAGTATTCGGCAACTACTACGGTACGTCACGCGTTTGGATTGAAGAAAACCTAGACCGCGGTATCGATGTATTCCTAGATATCGACTGGCAAGGTGCTCGTCAGATCCGAGAACAAATGCCTCAAGCGAAGAGTGTCTTCATTCTTCCACCATCAAATGGTGAGCTAGAGCGTCGTTTAAATGTTCGCGGTCAAGATAGCGACGAAGTTATTGCGAAACGCATGAGCGAAGCAAAATCAGAGATTTCTCACTATGCAGAATACGATTATGTGATCGTGAATGATGACTTTGATGCAGCCCTAATGGACTTCAGAGCAATCATTCGTGCGGAGCGCTTAAAAGAAGATAAGCAAGCAGCAAAATACAGCGGCATGCTTACAGCACTACTGGCGGAATAA
- the rpoZ gene encoding DNA-directed RNA polymerase subunit omega, producing MARVTVQDAVEKVGNRFDLVLIAARRARQMQTGGKDSLVPEENDKPTVIALREIEEGLITKDVLDARERQEQQEQEAAELAAVSSIAHTR from the coding sequence ATGGCACGCGTAACTGTTCAAGACGCTGTTGAAAAAGTTGGCAACCGTTTCGACCTAGTTCTTATTGCGGCTCGCCGCGCACGTCAAATGCAAACTGGCGGTAAAGATTCACTAGTGCCTGAAGAAAACGATAAGCCAACGGTTATCGCTCTTCGTGAAATCGAAGAAGGTCTTATCACTAAAGACGTACTAGATGCTCGTGAGCGTCAAGAGCAACAAGAGCAAGAAGCGGCTGAACTTGCAGCAGTAAGCAGCATCGCTCACACTCGTTAG
- the spoT gene encoding bifunctional GTP diphosphokinase/guanosine-3',5'-bis pyrophosphate 3'-pyrophosphohydrolase gives MYLFDSLKDVAQEYLTEPQIEALRQSYVVARDAHEGQTRSSGEPYIIHPVAVSRILAEMRLDIETLQAALLHDVIEDCDVTKEDLEAKFGNTVAELVDGVSKLDKLKFRDRKEAQAENFRKMVLAMVQDIRVILIKLADRTHNMRTLGALRPDKKRRIARETLEIYSPLAHRLGIHNIKTELEELGFEALYPNRYRVLKNVVKAARGNRKEMIQRIHSEIEGRLEEVGLPARVLGREKNLFSIYNKMKTKEQRFHTIMDIYAFRVVVDTPDTCYRVLGQAHSLYKPRPGRMKDYIAVPKANGYQSLHTSMIGPHGVPVEVQIRTEDMDQMADKGVAAHWSYKGNGARSSNGTTAQVKAQRWMQSLLELQQSAGNSFEFIENVKSDLFPDEIFVFTPKGRIVELPAGATAVDFAYAVHTDVGNMCVGARVDMNPYPLSKSLKNGQTIEIISAPGARPNAAWLNYVVTSRARTKIRQVLKTMRREESITLGRRLLNHALGEHSIGDIGQENIDHVLSDLRLDNVEDLLASIGLGELMSIVIARRLLGDADELTEVENNSDTPRKKLAIRGAEGLLLTFANCCHPIPDDHIIAHVSPGRGLVVHRETCPNVRGYQKEPDKYMAVEWSDDYDQEFTAELQVDLQNHQGALAELTNVISKTGSNIHGISTEERDGRLYTVTILLTTKDRVHLASIMKKLRVMPHALKVRRRKN, from the coding sequence TTGTATCTATTCGATAGCCTCAAAGACGTTGCCCAAGAATACCTAACAGAGCCTCAAATTGAGGCTCTGCGTCAATCTTATGTGGTAGCGAGAGACGCCCATGAAGGGCAAACCCGCTCAAGCGGTGAACCATACATAATCCACCCTGTAGCGGTTTCAAGAATCCTGGCAGAAATGCGTCTGGATATCGAAACCCTGCAAGCAGCCTTACTTCATGACGTCATCGAAGACTGTGATGTCACTAAAGAAGACCTTGAGGCTAAATTTGGCAATACTGTTGCTGAATTGGTAGATGGTGTATCTAAGCTGGATAAGCTTAAATTTCGTGATCGCAAAGAAGCGCAAGCAGAGAACTTCCGCAAGATGGTTCTCGCCATGGTGCAAGACATCCGCGTTATCTTGATCAAATTAGCTGACCGTACTCACAACATGCGTACGCTTGGGGCACTTCGTCCTGACAAAAAGCGTCGTATTGCTCGTGAAACCCTAGAGATCTACTCTCCACTGGCTCACCGTCTTGGTATTCATAACATCAAGACCGAACTAGAAGAGTTGGGCTTTGAAGCCCTCTACCCTAACCGTTATCGCGTACTTAAAAACGTAGTGAAAGCTGCGCGTGGTAACCGTAAGGAAATGATCCAACGTATCCATAGCGAAATCGAAGGCCGTCTTGAAGAAGTCGGTTTGCCTGCTCGCGTACTTGGTCGTGAAAAGAACCTGTTCTCCATCTATAACAAGATGAAAACCAAAGAACAACGCTTCCACACCATTATGGACATCTACGCTTTCCGCGTGGTGGTTGATACCCCAGATACTTGTTATCGCGTACTTGGCCAGGCTCACAGCCTGTACAAGCCTCGTCCTGGCCGCATGAAAGATTACATTGCGGTACCAAAAGCCAACGGCTACCAATCTCTGCACACGTCAATGATCGGCCCTCACGGGGTGCCCGTTGAGGTTCAGATTCGTACTGAAGATATGGATCAAATGGCAGACAAAGGTGTCGCAGCGCACTGGTCTTACAAAGGCAATGGGGCACGTAGTAGCAACGGCACGACCGCACAGGTTAAAGCACAACGTTGGATGCAGAGCTTACTTGAGCTGCAACAAAGCGCAGGTAACTCATTCGAATTCATTGAAAACGTTAAGTCTGATCTGTTCCCAGATGAGATCTTTGTGTTCACGCCGAAAGGTCGCATTGTCGAACTTCCTGCGGGCGCAACAGCGGTCGATTTTGCTTACGCGGTACATACCGATGTCGGCAACATGTGTGTAGGTGCTCGTGTAGACATGAACCCTTACCCACTGAGCAAATCGCTGAAGAATGGCCAAACCATTGAGATCATCAGTGCTCCGGGCGCACGCCCGAATGCAGCATGGCTCAACTACGTGGTGACATCGCGTGCACGTACTAAGATCCGTCAGGTTCTGAAAACGATGCGTCGTGAAGAGTCGATCACGCTAGGCCGTCGTCTACTGAATCATGCACTTGGCGAACACTCTATTGGCGATATCGGCCAAGAGAATATCGACCACGTATTGTCTGATCTTCGCCTAGACAATGTTGAAGACTTACTGGCATCGATTGGTCTTGGTGAGCTGATGAGTATTGTTATTGCTCGTCGTCTACTGGGTGATGCTGACGAACTGACTGAAGTGGAAAACAACAGCGACACACCAAGGAAGAAATTGGCTATCCGTGGTGCTGAAGGTCTACTACTGACGTTCGCTAACTGTTGTCACCCAATTCCAGATGATCACATCATTGCCCATGTATCGCCAGGTCGTGGCCTTGTGGTTCACCGTGAAACGTGTCCAAACGTTCGTGGTTACCAGAAAGAACCAGACAAATACATGGCGGTTGAATGGTCTGACGATTACGACCAAGAGTTCACTGCTGAACTTCAGGTTGATCTGCAGAATCACCAAGGTGCACTGGCTGAGTTAACTAACGTTATCTCGAAAACAGGCTCGAACATTCACGGTATTTCAACTGAAGAACGTGATGGACGCCTGTACACAGTGACTATCTTGCTGACCACCAAAGATCGTGTTCATCTTGCAAGTATTATGAAAAAGCTACGTGTGATGCCACACGCGCTGAAAGTAAGACGTCGTAAGAACTAA
- the recG gene encoding ATP-dependent DNA helicase RecG produces the protein MSQLLSAIPLNSLSGVGAKVAEKLEKVGLNNVQDLLFHLPLRYEDRTRIYPIVKLHAGLWAAVQGKVMHVDTIFGKRKMLAVKISDGNGTITLRFFNFTAGMKNNFAEGKQVHAYGEIKRGNMGLEIVHPDYKFFAPRQQPDVEANLTPVYPTTEGLRQVTLRNLTDQALELIDKAAVNELLPSGLYDHQITLAQALHTIHRPPPGIDLELFDEGKHPAQLRLIMEELLAQNLSMLSVRSKGQQDKAMPFPPVNTLKDKLLAQLPFSPTNAQARVTKEIEADLEKPHPMMRLVQGDVGSGKTLVAALAAVRALEHGQQVALMAPTELLAEQHAINFANWFEAMGIQVGWLAGKLKGKARETELVRIASGEAQMVVGTHALFQEHVEFKNLGLVIIDEQHRFGVHQRLELREKGAKQGYYPHQLVMTATPIPRTLAMTAYADLETSIIDELPPGRTPIQTVAIPDTKRDDIVERVKNACLNEGKQAYWVCTLIDESEVLEAQAAADTAEELQRKLPDVKIGLVHGRMKPAEKQAVMQEFKENKLHLLVATTVIEVGVDVPNSSLMIIENPERLGLAQLHQLRGRVGRGSVASHCVLLYHSPLSKTAQKRLGVLRESNDGFVIAQRDLEIRGPGELLGTKQTGLADFKIADLVRDQRLIPEVQRIARHIHDNYPDNAKAIINRWLGERDVYSKA, from the coding sequence ATGTCACAGCTTTTATCTGCTATCCCTCTCAACTCTTTATCTGGAGTCGGCGCTAAAGTCGCAGAGAAACTGGAAAAGGTTGGGCTTAACAACGTACAAGATCTGCTTTTTCACCTCCCTTTGCGCTATGAAGATAGAACACGTATCTACCCCATCGTAAAACTGCACGCGGGCTTATGGGCTGCAGTGCAAGGCAAGGTCATGCATGTCGATACCATTTTCGGTAAACGTAAGATGTTGGCGGTAAAGATCAGCGATGGTAACGGCACTATTACCCTACGCTTTTTCAACTTCACCGCAGGTATGAAGAACAACTTTGCTGAAGGCAAACAAGTGCATGCCTACGGTGAGATCAAGCGCGGTAACATGGGGCTGGAGATTGTCCATCCCGACTACAAATTCTTTGCGCCTAGGCAACAGCCAGATGTTGAAGCCAATCTGACTCCAGTGTATCCAACCACGGAGGGGCTAAGACAAGTCACGCTGCGTAACCTCACCGACCAAGCATTAGAACTGATCGACAAAGCCGCGGTGAATGAGCTGCTACCATCAGGTTTATACGATCACCAAATTACCCTCGCGCAAGCACTGCATACCATTCACAGGCCACCTCCAGGCATTGACCTAGAGTTGTTTGATGAAGGTAAACACCCTGCGCAGCTACGCCTGATTATGGAAGAGTTACTGGCTCAAAACCTGTCGATGTTGTCTGTTCGTAGCAAAGGGCAGCAAGACAAGGCAATGCCTTTTCCTCCGGTGAACACCCTCAAAGATAAACTGTTAGCTCAGCTGCCATTCTCGCCAACCAACGCACAAGCACGAGTAACCAAAGAGATCGAAGCTGACCTTGAAAAGCCGCACCCTATGATGCGTTTAGTGCAAGGTGATGTGGGCTCTGGTAAAACCTTAGTGGCTGCACTCGCGGCTGTTCGCGCACTCGAACACGGTCAGCAAGTGGCACTGATGGCACCAACTGAACTACTCGCAGAACAGCACGCGATTAACTTTGCCAACTGGTTTGAGGCGATGGGCATTCAAGTTGGGTGGCTAGCAGGTAAACTCAAAGGCAAGGCTCGCGAAACCGAGCTCGTTCGTATTGCCAGTGGTGAAGCACAAATGGTGGTCGGTACTCATGCTTTGTTCCAAGAACATGTCGAGTTCAAAAACCTTGGTTTAGTGATCATCGATGAGCAGCACCGATTTGGCGTCCACCAGCGATTAGAGCTGCGTGAGAAAGGTGCAAAGCAAGGTTATTACCCACACCAATTAGTCATGACGGCAACACCGATTCCACGAACGTTAGCGATGACGGCCTATGCCGACCTCGAAACCTCAATTATTGATGAGTTGCCACCGGGTCGAACACCAATTCAAACCGTGGCGATTCCTGATACCAAGCGGGATGACATTGTCGAACGTGTGAAAAATGCGTGTCTTAATGAAGGCAAACAAGCCTATTGGGTATGTACGCTGATTGATGAGTCCGAAGTATTAGAAGCTCAAGCTGCGGCTGATACTGCTGAAGAGCTGCAACGCAAACTGCCTGACGTCAAAATTGGTCTCGTGCACGGCCGAATGAAGCCAGCCGAGAAGCAAGCAGTAATGCAGGAATTCAAAGAGAACAAACTGCATTTGTTGGTCGCGACTACCGTGATTGAAGTCGGTGTGGATGTGCCTAATTCAAGCTTAATGATCATCGAGAACCCAGAGCGTCTTGGCCTAGCACAACTGCACCAACTAAGAGGCCGTGTCGGCCGTGGTTCGGTCGCAAGCCATTGTGTATTGCTGTATCACTCACCACTGTCTAAAACCGCTCAGAAACGCTTAGGTGTGCTACGTGAAAGTAACGATGGCTTTGTCATTGCACAGCGAGATTTAGAAATTCGAGGGCCCGGTGAGCTGCTTGGCACTAAGCAGACGGGCTTGGCAGACTTTAAGATTGCTGACTTGGTACGAGACCAACGTTTGATCCCTGAAGTGCAGCGTATTGCGCGTCATATTCACGATAACTACCCAGATAACGCCAAGGCGATCATCAACCGCTGGCTAGGCGAGCGCGATGTTTACTCCAAGGCTTAG
- the envZ gene encoding two-component system sensor histidine kinase EnvZ — MRIRSSFTQSIVLFLTLLVASQIFSYYAVFNYALMPSLQQFNKILAHELNLVLDQGTDMDIEIDAPLRQRVLEQLGVTVHAKNSEAAGEYYHAVAIDLMSEEMTKELGSETEVRLILGKESYVLWMDIAQLPNSLIRIPLSELQEEDFAPLFRNSLIMALLIVAGGWLFIRLQNRPLIALEKAAQGVGRGDIPPPLPVQGAQEIRSVTRAFNQMSKGIQELEEDRALLMAGISHDLRTPLTRIRLATEMMSPEDSYLAEGIISDTEECNEIISQFMDYLKPVDRDSFQAVFVDDIAREVSSSEGGYEVQIETDIPESMKPALGNPIAMKRAVSNLVVNALRYGNGWVKVSTGMTADNKLAWVTVEDNGPGIPQDQIGKLFEPFTRGDTARGSEGTGLGLAIVKRIVSQHQGAVVVNNRSEGGLKAQISFPVKP, encoded by the coding sequence ATGCGCATACGTAGCTCCTTTACTCAGTCGATAGTGCTCTTCTTAACCTTGTTGGTTGCTAGCCAAATCTTTTCTTATTACGCAGTGTTCAACTACGCATTAATGCCGAGTTTGCAGCAGTTTAATAAGATCTTGGCTCATGAGTTAAACCTTGTGTTGGACCAAGGCACTGACATGGATATCGAAATTGATGCGCCACTACGTCAGCGTGTACTTGAGCAATTAGGGGTAACTGTTCACGCGAAAAACAGTGAAGCGGCGGGTGAGTATTACCACGCCGTTGCGATTGACTTGATGAGCGAGGAGATGACCAAAGAGCTGGGTTCTGAAACCGAAGTGCGGCTGATCTTGGGGAAAGAGAGTTATGTACTGTGGATGGACATTGCGCAGTTACCCAACTCTTTAATTCGTATTCCGTTATCAGAGCTGCAAGAAGAGGATTTTGCACCACTGTTTCGTAACAGTCTGATCATGGCGCTGTTGATTGTCGCAGGTGGTTGGCTATTTATCCGATTGCAAAACCGTCCGTTGATTGCGCTGGAGAAAGCCGCGCAAGGTGTCGGGCGAGGTGATATTCCACCACCCCTGCCAGTACAAGGTGCGCAAGAGATTCGTTCAGTAACCCGAGCCTTTAATCAGATGTCGAAAGGTATCCAAGAACTCGAAGAAGACCGCGCTTTGTTGATGGCAGGTATCAGTCATGATTTACGTACTCCGTTAACGCGTATTCGTTTAGCGACTGAGATGATGTCACCAGAAGACAGTTACTTAGCGGAAGGCATCATCAGTGATACCGAAGAGTGTAACGAGATCATCAGTCAGTTTATGGATTATTTAAAACCCGTTGATCGAGATTCATTTCAAGCGGTGTTTGTTGACGATATTGCTCGTGAGGTTTCTAGCTCTGAAGGTGGATACGAAGTACAGATTGAAACGGATATTCCTGAATCAATGAAGCCCGCGCTTGGTAACCCAATTGCGATGAAGCGTGCGGTGAGTAACTTGGTAGTCAATGCGCTGCGTTATGGTAATGGTTGGGTCAAGGTATCGACCGGCATGACAGCGGATAACAAACTTGCTTGGGTAACGGTGGAAGATAATGGACCAGGTATCCCACAGGACCAGATCGGGAAGTTGTTTGAACCGTTCACGCGTGGCGATACTGCCCGAGGCAGTGAAGGGACCGGTTTAGGCTTGGCTATTGTGAAACGTATTGTCAGCCAACACCAAGGTGCGGTAGTCGTGAATAATCGTAGTGAAGGTGGCTTAAAAGCGCAGATCAGTTTCCCTGTTAAGCCGTAA
- the ompR gene encoding osmolarity response regulator transcription factor OmpR, with amino-acid sequence MQENYKILVVDDDARLRALLERYLSEQGFQVRSVANSEQMDRLLTRENFHLMVLDLMLPGEDGLSICRRLRNANNSLPILMLTAKGDEVDRIVGLEVGADDYLPKPFNPRELLARIKAVMRRQVIEAPGAPSTEESVVEFGEFRLNLGTREMFRGEDPMPLTSGEFAVLKSLVTNAREPMSRDKLMNMARGREYSAMERSIDVQISRLRRLVEEDPSKPRYIQTVWGLGYVFVPDGKVV; translated from the coding sequence ATGCAAGAAAACTACAAAATTTTAGTGGTCGATGACGATGCTCGTTTACGTGCACTGTTAGAACGCTATCTGTCAGAGCAAGGCTTTCAAGTGCGTAGCGTGGCAAACAGTGAGCAGATGGACCGCCTGTTAACCCGTGAAAATTTTCACTTGATGGTATTGGATTTAATGTTGCCGGGCGAAGATGGTCTTTCGATCTGTCGTCGTCTAAGAAACGCAAACAACTCGCTACCTATCCTTATGCTGACAGCAAAGGGGGATGAAGTGGATCGCATTGTGGGCTTGGAAGTGGGTGCGGATGATTACCTGCCAAAACCATTTAACCCACGTGAACTGCTTGCTCGTATCAAAGCGGTAATGCGTCGCCAAGTGATTGAAGCGCCGGGCGCACCAAGCACAGAAGAATCTGTGGTTGAGTTTGGTGAATTCCGCTTAAATCTAGGTACGCGTGAGATGTTCCGCGGTGAAGATCCGATGCCTCTTACCTCAGGTGAATTTGCGGTTCTTAAGTCACTAGTGACTAACGCGCGTGAGCCAATGTCTCGCGATAAGTTGATGAACATGGCGCGCGGCCGTGAGTATTCAGCGATGGAACGTTCTATCGATGTTCAGATTTCTCGTTTGCGTCGTCTAGTGGAAGAAGATCCAAGTAAACCTCGTTATATCCAAACGGTGTGGGGCTTGGGTTACGTATTCGTTCCAGATGGCAAAGTAGTCTAA
- the greB gene encoding transcription elongation factor GreB, producing the protein MKTKLITREGYNKLKAEHDHLWHEKRPEITKIVTWAASLGDRSENADYTFNKRLLRQIDRRVRFLRKFLPDVTIVDYSPQQEGKVFFGAWVEIENDDGEIKKFRIVGPEEIYGDAKGYISIDSPMARALLKKEVDDEFEVKTPEGIKEWFINSIHYTDNA; encoded by the coding sequence ATGAAAACCAAACTTATCACCCGAGAAGGTTATAACAAGCTCAAAGCAGAACATGACCACTTATGGCACGAGAAACGTCCTGAAATTACTAAGATAGTCACTTGGGCTGCAAGCCTTGGAGATCGTTCAGAAAACGCAGATTACACCTTCAATAAGCGTTTGCTTCGTCAAATTGATCGCCGAGTGCGTTTCCTACGCAAGTTCTTACCTGATGTAACTATCGTTGATTACTCGCCGCAACAAGAAGGTAAGGTATTTTTCGGTGCTTGGGTGGAAATTGAGAATGATGATGGGGAAATTAAGAAGTTTCGTATTGTCGGCCCTGAAGAGATCTACGGCGATGCTAAAGGCTATATCTCTATCGACTCACCTATGGCTAGAGCTCTGCTTAAAAAGGAAGTCGACGATGAGTTCGAGGTGAAGACCCCGGAAGGCATAAAAGAATGGTTTATCAATTCAATTCACTACACAGATAACGCTTAG